A window of Nostoc sp. TCL26-01 genomic DNA:
ATGCTCGTCAGACACTCTGTTTACCATCTAAAACATCCCAAGCCAGGGTTTTCTCAGCATTAGGCGCATTGAGAATTGCAATGCTGCTGACCCCTTCAGAAGAACGCTGGCTTGGTGTGGTGAACTTCGCAGAGAGTGAACTAGGTCGCAATGTACCCACCAGTGGCTCACATTACCGGGGGCATTTAGGGACTTGGGTGCGGACTTTTTACCCGCAACTGGGCGAGCGCCAAGAAACGCGGATAGTTCAAGGTACTCAGCAAAAAATATATGTCTACGCTTGTCATGACCCTGTAGTAGCGGCTGGGCTAACGAAAGCAGTTGAAGAGTTTTTCGCACACCCCGAACCTGCGGCGAAACTCAGACAAGCAGGGGCGTTCAAAAAGGCTGTAGTAACGGCTTAAGATTCATCAGTCATCAGTCATTAGTCAGGAGGAAATCTTAAAGATGTTGTGTCCATTTTGCCAACATGAAGCAATTAAAGACGAATTTACCAAAGCAAATGGTTGTCCAGCTTGCGGTTATGCCCTGGATAATTTCTACGCTGAACCTATCAAGTGTAGCATTTGTAATGATGAAGGACATTTAACTAGAAGTTTGTATGTCCAAATATTTCCAGAACGAGAAAACTTAATTCCAATTGAAGCACTTTATGTTGCTTGTGATTGTTCTTTAGATCGTGAAGATGATGATTAATACGTTCATATTTCTTTAAGTGCGTAACGCTAATTTCGGCACTTAAAGTCTACTGAACCTTGAAAATCAAATATCAAACAATGCTAATTTTCTGGAGGATTTTCAGTTGTTTGCTGATACAAGGAACGCAATTCATTTAAGTTACTTGCTGTTTCTAGTCCTTTAAGAACCGCCCTTAATTGCTCGACATCTTCAATCCTTGAAATTTCTGGTAATAGGCTTAAACCTTCAGTACCAAATTTCAGTTTCAAACCAACTTCAATCCCTTCTAACAAAGATTCCATACGGGCAATTCGCTCAAATGATGTCACGTACTGCATACGTTGTCCTGCCTCTAATTGTTGAACTTCTCTTTTAAACTCTATTTCTAAATTCAATGGTAACGTCAGCATCCAATCAATAAAAGCCAACAGGTTAATAACAGCCTCACGCTCAAACCCCTGCTCATATAGCCGACGCACCAAAACCAGTTTCTGCTGCTTGCGTTGTGACCTGTTGCTACGGGTTTGCACTGCTGCCAAATGAGCTAATACAACCGTAGCAAATGGATTGCGACTGGCTTCTAACTCCGGCAACCTTTGCTGATAGTCTAACAGCTTGATTACAGGAAACTGAAAATCAACCGTACAGCCAAACAACTCGTAACCAAACTGATTTGGTCGCCAGTCAATGTTGTCATCCCCAAGCACTGCCAAGGAAGCAACAGAGCGATCATAACGGTCAAAAATTCGATAGTTGTATACAAACATCCGTTTGGGGAAATCGTCTTCTTCTTGGCTTTGAACTTCAACATGGATCAACAACCAAGATTCTTCACCCCCAATGCGATAAATTTTTACCAATTTGTCAACCAGTCGTTTTCCTAACTCGGCATCACGGACTACCTGTTGCAACTCCTGGTCTAGAAACTCAACGCCCCGATTCCAATCAATTTCAGCATGAGCTTGGGGAAAGAAGAATTGCATGAAGTCTTGAAAATACAGTTGCAACATCTGTTTCCACGGAGAATCATATTCAGTTTGAGGTGTTTTATTTGCCATAAAAAAAGCCAAAACTTACTTTTATTGAGCGACTTAGATGTATCCGAGATTATGAAATTTTAAGGAGGAGTATATGGGATTTCGTAATGGTAAACCATCCAAACAGTTCACAGCAATTCCTAACAGTTTAATTCGTGATAACAACCTTACTGATTCAACATTTAGGTTAATTTGTTGGGTAGCTTCTCACGACGAAAACTTTGATATTAGCTTTACAGTAATCGAAAAACATTTGGGTTACAAACGAGACAAAATCCGTAATGCTATCAAAAATGCTGAACAAAATGACTATTTAGTCAGAGTCCAAGAGCATAACCCAAACAATGGTAAGTTTGACTGGCAATATTACATTTTTACCAACAAAGACGACACAAAGTTGTTTCGAGAAAATCATTCATCCATAAGTGGGTCGTCCAAAGGTGGCTCGTCTGTCGGTGGTTCACCCATAGGTGGGTTGTCCAACGATGGCTTACCCACCGGTGGATTCTCCAACGGTGGGTTATCCAACGTTGGAGCATCCACCCCTCATATAGAAAAACAATTAGAAGAAAAACAATTAGAAGAAAAACACATACAAAAAGCGCCCCCTAAACCCGGCGCACCCCCCACCCAAGAATGTGTGTGTGAAGAAAAATCTGAATTAACTTCACCACAAAACCAAGATCAACCCACCCCTAAATCTCTCACCTCGTTGTTCACAAAACCAGAATCTTTGCCTCAAATCCTAGACCAACCCAACCCCAAATCTCTCTCTACGTTGTTCACAAAACCAGAATCTTCGTCTCAAACCGAAAATCTCTCAAGTAGACTTTCTATTGCGGCGGGGTCGTTCGCTAAAAACGAACTATCGAATAAAGACCCTTATAAATCAGCCCAGAATGTAAAAGAACTCATTGAGGCTTGGATTACTGACCCGACTACTTTCGCCTCGGATTGTGTACCAGTGGTTGTCCGGGAAAAAATTAAGTGGAGTCGATGGGTGTTACCTTGGCGTTCAAGAGAACGGAAGTTACACCCTCTCTACCAGAATTTCAACCCGATAGTTGTGGATTTGGTGGCTGTGGAATTAGCCAGCAGTGCCTCATGCACAAAAGACGAAAAAATCACCCATGCAGTCTCCGTGATGAATACTTGGGAGAAAACCAAAGGTGGCTGGACTAACTTGATGCAGCGTTATCAACAAGCTCTAAATCAACAACAACGCCACACCCCACCAACTACTCCAAATCCAACTGCCAAAGCAAACATTTCTTTAGCGCAGGCCATAGCCCAAGACGAACAACGTCACCAACAAGAGCTATCCAGCCAAAGCAATTCTGCTTTACCTCAGCACACCAGCGAAACTCTCAGCATCAAAGAAAAACTTTTTCAAAGAGCGAATTCTCAAAAAACCCGTACTTCTTCAACACTATCCGCATCTGCCTTGTTAGAAGTTGAAGCTCAACTAAAACAAGCACTTGGAGCGTAATTATGAACTTTAACCACGATAACGTCATTTCATTTTCGGTTCCCAAAGAAGTGGATTGTTTACCGCCACAGAGCATTGAGGCTGAGGAATCCATACTCGGCGGCATCATGCTTGACCCACAAGCCTTCGACCGAATCAGCCATATCCTTGTCCCGGAAGCATTCTACCTCAGCGCCCACACAACTATCTACCAAGCATTTACTCAGCTTGCCGCTACTGGTCAACCTACCGATTTACTTTGCTTGACCAACTGGCTCAAGGATCATAGTCTTCTAGAGCGCATTGGCGGACGAAACAAATTAGCAACTCTATTTGACCGCACTGTTTCTGCCGTCAACATCGATGTTCTGGCTGATTTGGTCATGCAAAAATACCGCCGAAGACAGCTCATCAAAATCGGCAATGAACTTGTGCAGTTGGGTTACGAAACCCAAACCGACTTAGGACAAATCTTCTCACAAGCTGAACAAAAAGTTTTCAGCGTCACCCAGAATTCCTCTGATGAACAATGCAAGGTTCACAAGGCTGCTGACATGGCCATCGAACTCTACCAAAAACTGGAGGCAGGACAAATGCAAGGCGAAAAATTTGGTTGGTATGACTTGGAAGCAATCACGGGCGGTCTTTACCCCAGTAGTCTGGTGGTTGTGGCGGCTGAGTCTCACATGGGCAAAACCCATTTCATGATTTCCACTGCTTACGAAATCATGACTAAGCTCGGTAAGGGTGTTCTTTATGTCACTCCCGAAATGGATCGAGGTCAAGTCAATGCCCGAATGTTGGCGAGGATTACAGGTGTTGATTCTGCTCATATCCAAGCCCAAACACAATCCTACTGGCAGCAAGTTGCACAAGGCGTTAGTCAACTAGCCGAAATGCCTTGGCAGATTTTTGAGCATTCTTCCCCAACTCCCACTATGATTGCTTCTGCTGTTCGTCGCTCTATTAGTGAGTCTGGCGGCTTGATTGGTGCTGTATTTGTTGATTATCTACAGCAAATTCCTTTGGAGTCTAGTGGAAACATGGCTCATGAAGTCGGCAAGATTACTCGCCAGATTCGCGCTGTAGCTAAAGAACACAAAATCCCCGTTTTCTTGGGTTGTCAAATCAACCGGGGGAACCAAACAACTGCTGATAAACGCCCCAATCGCCATTTACTCCGCAACTCTGGGGAAATTTTCGAGGTTTGCGACCAGTTAATTATGCTTTACCGCGATTCTGTGTATACAAAAGACCCTAGTGACCAAACTATCGAGTTGATTGTTGAGAAAAATCGGCTTTACGGCAAACTCGGCACTGCGACTATGCTGTGTGATTTCTCTACTTCTCGATTTTTGAACTTTGCACGGTGAATTTCAAAGTTTCTGTCACATCTTCTCGCCTCATGTTCACATAAATACGAGAATGCTTATCATGTCTCTGGCGATACCCGAAAAATTCTTAGAGGATGAGATAATCGCCTTCATCAAACGCACTAAATCTGAAAAATCACCTTCCTGCAAACCTACACTAAAAGCTAACGCACCCATCGCCGTAGTTCTCTTCGCCGGGGGCGGCGGTATTGAAGCGGGCATGGTACAAGCCGGTATTCGTCCAGTCGTCGCGGTGGAACATGACCCGACTAAACCAAAACTCAGTCAGGCGATCGCTCAAACCCACCACCGCAACTTCAGCAAGTACGCCTGTAAAACTATCCAACTTACCGTACAACAAGTAGCCCAAGGATTTATCGGGTTTCCACAAAACCCTGACTATCTTCATGCCTCGCCGGTTTGTTCTAACTTCAGCCAAGCCCACACTGCCAAAGCGGGTATTGCACTGGAATCTCCTGATGACCTAACCGCAGCCCAAGCAGTAGCAGCAGCTCTACGAAAGTTGCGTCCACGGGTATTCACATTAGAAAATGTCTCACGTTATCAACATAGTCAAAGTTTCACCATTATCCTCAACACCCTAGAATCTCTTGGTTACAGGGTTAATTACAGCGTGGTGAATATGGCTGACTTTGGACTACCCCAAGCGCGGAAACGTTTGATCTTAGTAGCTTGTCAGGATGTAGTGCTGACACTACCACCCACATCTAAACATATCGGTTGGTATAGGGCAATCGCTCATCTCATCCCCACAATGAACGACTCGCAACTATTACCCAAACAGCAACAAGCCGTAGAACAATTTTTAACAACCAATGAACCAACACCACTATTGATTGAACGGGTTGGGGGACGCAAGTTACCCAAGTGCAAGCCTGGGTTGCACCCCGCTAACACCATACTGCGCTCGCATTTCACCGATCACAAAGGCTGCAACCGCAACAAATTCGCTGACATCTGGTTGCCTGATGGTACTGTCAAATCTTTGACTATCCAAGCAGCAGCCATTTTACAAGGGTTTCTATCTTGGTATGAGTTCCCACCACAAACCGGTACGGCTGGCTCAATCATCGGCTACTCTGTTCCACCCAGTTTTGCAACTCAGTTATTCGCACATATACAAAAACAACTGGAGCTTTCTTATGACTAACTCAATCACAACGCTAGAAACCTGCTGGTACATCTCACCACCCTGGGGCAAAGAAATCCCGCCGATGGTCATCAGTCTGCTGGAAAGGGTTTATCTGCCTACCAAAAGAGTATTCGGCTATTGTTGCGGGGTTGAATGGTCGGATGGTTGGGAATACTCCATCGCTCTTGATCACGATATTGTCTCAGTGCGAGGAGTCGAAATCATCACCTCTGGGCGACTGCAAGCTGTTTCCGTGGAAAAACCTGTGTTCATGGTGGGTGAGTTAGTCAAGTTTCAGTTTGCTGGGGATAGCCCAAAGATTCGTACTGTCCTGGGGCTACAGCTGATCAATGGTGCTTGGTTTTACAGCATTGAGTGGAAATCCCCAGATTTAATTCTTCCAGGGGATGCACCGATTTGTATCCTGCCTCAATCCTCCGGCAACCCTAAGCTCAACAGTCGGCTTGCTTGGGTTACTGATTATGATTTGGTGGGAGTGTAGTAGTATGATTTATACTTCTTACTACGCAAGTGAAGTTAAGGGTGAGGCTGTTTCTATTTCACTCTACCCGCCTCCAAACTGGAAAGGCAAGCATCTTCCTCTGTTCGCACCCACTCCTGAGTTGCTCAAGTGGTGGAAGTCCTCAGCTAAAGATGCGATCGCCCAGGAAGAATATACACAACGGTTCCGCGAAATTTTGGACTCTCGGCAGCAGTTGATCCAGCTTTGGGTTAGCAAGCAGAAGGGCAACCCGGAGAATGTAACACTGTGCTGTTTCGAGAAAACCGGGGATTTCTGCCACCGTCATCAAGTTGGGGAGGAAGTAGTACAAAGGTATTTGCCTGAGTTGTGGGGTGGGGAAATTGGCACTTCCCGAACACAGTTAACTCTTGTCCAAGGTGGGAAAACCACTTATCCATCTCAGGTCTTGTCACTAATCGAAAAGTGCCACTCGTCTGGTTATCCTGTTGTGTGCGATCGCTTAAAGTGCGGCTACTATCAAGTGTTTCTGCGCGGCGAGGATTTAGGAGTCTGGTCGGAGTTGGGGGTGCTGGGGGTTCTGTCGGGACTGCGGCATGAGTTCTATGGGGGGCGACTGCTGCGATCATTAGCTGCATCTGTGTCAGGCTGACGGTGAACTATTTGGAGGGGCTAAATACAAAGATAATAAAATGGTAAACAAGTTTCCTTTCATATTTCATGAGGTAAGTAAATGCTTAAATATGTGTGTAGTTCAAAAGATAGTAATGCTTGGAGTATTTCTTCACAAGATGTAGCACTACAAACATTTCACACAGAAGAAGAAGCAATTTTGTGGTTTCAACACCAGTATCCAGATAAAAATCTAGTTTTTTCTGGTTATGAATTTGATGGTAATTACTTGAAAAACTATGTATATAATAATGATATTGAACTTGGATATATTAATAAATATTCTTTTTGAAATATTTTTTAGTATGAAAATAAATTAATTTCTTTAATAATGGGATTAATAGACGGGAACTTAATTAAAGAACATATCAAAAATGAATGTCAGCAGTATAAATCTCAACTGCAAGGCAAAGAGATAACAATCATCCGATTTGAAGCTTCAGAAAATCTTCCTCTAGCTAGAAAAGCTCGTTATGAAGCAGCCAGAGTTTCTGCTGAACAAAAAGTAAAGATATTTAACGCTATTGGCGTTAGCTCTAATTATATAATATTGCCTGAAAATAGTCCTGTTGAAGATTTTAAAAATATAATTTACTCAATCAATGACAACGATAAAATAACTACAGCTATTGTTCAATATCCAATCCCCTTCCAATTTCAAGAATCCATTAGACTACTCTCTCCTATTAAAGATATTGATTGTGTAAGGCAACAACCAAATATGCTGTTTCTAGCAGCAGCTACATCTGAAGGAATTGCTAGATTAGTAGAGTCTTATGCTGATTCTCAATCAAAAGTAGCAGTCATAGGAGGAGGTGGTTTCGTCGGTAATGGAGTTATTCAATATCTCGCACAACGAGGGATAGAATCTTTTATTTTAGAAATTAATGACGATAAATCCTTAACTGCTCAAGCAGATATTGTAGTAACTGTAACGGGTGAACCTGGGGCAATGACACAATACATATTGCCTCAGCACAGACTAGTTGTTGATGCTGGGTTTACTCCTACTGTAAATGCTCCTTTAGGTGATATAGATAAGAGTGCTTATTCTATTCCTCAAAATATTACTCCTGTTCCTGGTGGAGTTGGCCCAATAGAAATGGCTATTCTTGCCGAAAGATTTATTAAAATGGAATTAAATATCGAGCTACCCAAATGGAATTACCAGGAGTTATTAGAACAACAAACACAAATAGCCAGAGTTATTGCACCTGTTATTAAAAATTTATTTGACCGCTTAGTTATTAGTGATAGAGATACTAATACTCAGAATTTACAACGGATTGACAAAGATAGACTAGGAGTAGAAGTAGGCGAGTATAAACTTATTTTAAATTTGGCAGATTCATTATTGACATTGACAAGAAATCAGGATACTTTGCCTCTGATAAAATTAGGTTACGGTGATACTCAGATATATCTAGCTAGGGGCTTAACCCAGCAAGATAAGGCCAATTGGTTGAAAATTGGGAATTTTCTTGCACAAAGAGAACAACAAATAATTATAGAACCTGAAATATGACAATCTCAGTTATTACCGCTACATATAATAGACCTCAACAACTTTACACAGTTGCATTTAATAGCTTACTCAACCAAACCGACCATAATTTTGAGTGGGTAGTCATTAACGATGGGTGCAACCAACAAACCAGAGAGATGATTGCTACGCTTCAAGCTCCATTTCCCATAGCTTATGTAGAAATAGAGCATTCATCTACTGGTTTTGGCTTATGCTATGCCCGGAATGCTGGATTAAATCTAGCCACTGGTAGTTTGATTACTTATTTAGATGATGACAATAGCTTTGAGAGAGAATTTATTTGTGCTACTAAGCATTTTTTTCAACAACATGGTTTTGTTAAATACAGTATGGCTATACAAAAGCGTCGTCGTGATGTTGTTCTTCAACATAAAACTATACGTTCCAGTAAAATTTTTACTTCTCCTAGCAACTCCTTCTGTACACTTGATAATCTTATTTCTCAGCAAGAAATTTTTGATAGCAATGGATTCACTCATGTTCATAACTCTACTCCTAAATGGAATCCTAAGTACCAAATATTTGCTGACTATGAATTTCTTCTTCAATGCACCAAGGAATATGGAAATAGTACATTTAAGCTTCACCCCCAAGTTTTAGTCAACTACATACAGTCATCTGGAGGTACTATTGGCCGTTCTCATTATGGTCAGTGGGCGGCAGAATTAAAGCAGATTCTTCAAGATTCTTCTGTTTACTTGCTCCAACCAAGTCATATTGCCCAGCTTGGGCAACTTGCTCAGGCTTACCACTGCAAAGCTCTTGAGCGTCCACCAGCGTTTGTTTAAAAAATAAATTAAATAAACTCTTCATTTTGATAGTGTTTGTGCATTCTGGCTCAAGTTGCGATCGCACTCCTAACGCTCCACCCCCTACTTCTTCCAAGGTAACTTTGTACCCATTTCGGTTAAAGCCGAGAACACTAGATACATAATAAGCAGACCAGTACTGATAATAAAAATTACAACGTCGTTATCCATAATAAAGTGGCAATTCTAGCTGGCCAGGTGATGTATTTGAGCGTCCCCTAGCTCTACCGTGAACTGCAATGTGGCAGGGAGTGCAAAGCGGGATTAGGTTCTCAATTCGGTTGTCTTCAGGTGTAGAATTAGCATGGTGTACTGAGAGCGTCAATACTGTCCATTCAGAACGAGACAGTTCCTTTGGTTTCTGGCCAAGACGTAAACATTTTTGCCCACAGTGCCGACATTGCCACTGAGATGCTTCTTTGATAGCCAGCGATATTTCGTCCCAATTGTCCGCGTAGCGTTTTCTGTAGATAGGCATTGTCTACAATGCAAACAAAGCTGTTGGGGGATTTACTAACTCTACCAATTTTTGGGAGCAGCGATAAA
This region includes:
- a CDS encoding DnaB-like helicase C-terminal domain-containing protein, which translates into the protein MNFNHDNVISFSVPKEVDCLPPQSIEAEESILGGIMLDPQAFDRISHILVPEAFYLSAHTTIYQAFTQLAATGQPTDLLCLTNWLKDHSLLERIGGRNKLATLFDRTVSAVNIDVLADLVMQKYRRRQLIKIGNELVQLGYETQTDLGQIFSQAEQKVFSVTQNSSDEQCKVHKAADMAIELYQKLEAGQMQGEKFGWYDLEAITGGLYPSSLVVVAAESHMGKTHFMISTAYEIMTKLGKGVLYVTPEMDRGQVNARMLARITGVDSAHIQAQTQSYWQQVAQGVSQLAEMPWQIFEHSSPTPTMIASAVRRSISESGGLIGAVFVDYLQQIPLESSGNMAHEVGKITRQIRAVAKEHKIPVFLGCQINRGNQTTADKRPNRHLLRNSGEIFEVCDQLIMLYRDSVYTKDPSDQTIELIVEKNRLYGKLGTATMLCDFSTSRFLNFAR
- a CDS encoding bifunctional 5,10-methylenetetrahydrofolate dehydrogenase/5,10-methenyltetrahydrofolate cyclohydrolase encodes the protein MGLIDGNLIKEHIKNECQQYKSQLQGKEITIIRFEASENLPLARKARYEAARVSAEQKVKIFNAIGVSSNYIILPENSPVEDFKNIIYSINDNDKITTAIVQYPIPFQFQESIRLLSPIKDIDCVRQQPNMLFLAAATSEGIARLVESYADSQSKVAVIGGGGFVGNGVIQYLAQRGIESFILEINDDKSLTAQADIVVTVTGEPGAMTQYILPQHRLVVDAGFTPTVNAPLGDIDKSAYSIPQNITPVPGGVGPIEMAILAERFIKMELNIELPKWNYQELLEQQTQIARVIAPVIKNLFDRLVISDRDTNTQNLQRIDKDRLGVEVGEYKLILNLADSLLTLTRNQDTLPLIKLGYGDTQIYLARGLTQQDKANWLKIGNFLAQREQQIIIEPEI
- a CDS encoding glycosyltransferase family A protein; protein product: MTISVITATYNRPQQLYTVAFNSLLNQTDHNFEWVVINDGCNQQTREMIATLQAPFPIAYVEIEHSSTGFGLCYARNAGLNLATGSLITYLDDDNSFEREFICATKHFFQQHGFVKYSMAIQKRRRDVVLQHKTIRSSKIFTSPSNSFCTLDNLISQQEIFDSNGFTHVHNSTPKWNPKYQIFADYEFLLQCTKEYGNSTFKLHPQVLVNYIQSSGGTIGRSHYGQWAAELKQILQDSSVYLLQPSHIAQLGQLAQAYHCKALERPPAFV
- a CDS encoding DNA cytosine methyltransferase, whose amino-acid sequence is MSLAIPEKFLEDEIIAFIKRTKSEKSPSCKPTLKANAPIAVVLFAGGGGIEAGMVQAGIRPVVAVEHDPTKPKLSQAIAQTHHRNFSKYACKTIQLTVQQVAQGFIGFPQNPDYLHASPVCSNFSQAHTAKAGIALESPDDLTAAQAVAAALRKLRPRVFTLENVSRYQHSQSFTIILNTLESLGYRVNYSVVNMADFGLPQARKRLILVACQDVVLTLPPTSKHIGWYRAIAHLIPTMNDSQLLPKQQQAVEQFLTTNEPTPLLIERVGGRKLPKCKPGLHPANTILRSHFTDHKGCNRNKFADIWLPDGTVKSLTIQAAAILQGFLSWYEFPPQTGTAGSIIGYSVPPSFATQLFAHIQKQLELSYD
- a CDS encoding DUF488 family protein, translating into MIYTSYYASEVKGEAVSISLYPPPNWKGKHLPLFAPTPELLKWWKSSAKDAIAQEEYTQRFREILDSRQQLIQLWVSKQKGNPENVTLCCFEKTGDFCHRHQVGEEVVQRYLPELWGGEIGTSRTQLTLVQGGKTTYPSQVLSLIEKCHSSGYPVVCDRLKCGYYQVFLRGEDLGVWSELGVLGVLSGLRHEFYGGRLLRSLAASVSG
- a CDS encoding DUF1392 family protein encodes the protein MTNSITTLETCWYISPPWGKEIPPMVISLLERVYLPTKRVFGYCCGVEWSDGWEYSIALDHDIVSVRGVEIITSGRLQAVSVEKPVFMVGELVKFQFAGDSPKIRTVLGLQLINGAWFYSIEWKSPDLILPGDAPICILPQSSGNPKLNSRLAWVTDYDLVGV
- a CDS encoding helix-turn-helix domain-containing protein: MGFRNGKPSKQFTAIPNSLIRDNNLTDSTFRLICWVASHDENFDISFTVIEKHLGYKRDKIRNAIKNAEQNDYLVRVQEHNPNNGKFDWQYYIFTNKDDTKLFRENHSSISGSSKGGSSVGGSPIGGLSNDGLPTGGFSNGGLSNVGASTPHIEKQLEEKQLEEKHIQKAPPKPGAPPTQECVCEEKSELTSPQNQDQPTPKSLTSLFTKPESLPQILDQPNPKSLSTLFTKPESSSQTENLSSRLSIAAGSFAKNELSNKDPYKSAQNVKELIEAWITDPTTFASDCVPVVVREKIKWSRWVLPWRSRERKLHPLYQNFNPIVVDLVAVELASSASCTKDEKITHAVSVMNTWEKTKGGWTNLMQRYQQALNQQQRHTPPTTPNPTAKANISLAQAIAQDEQRHQQELSSQSNSALPQHTSETLSIKEKLFQRANSQKTRTSSTLSASALLEVEAQLKQALGA
- a CDS encoding cytosolic protein → MANKTPQTEYDSPWKQMLQLYFQDFMQFFFPQAHAEIDWNRGVEFLDQELQQVVRDAELGKRLVDKLVKIYRIGGEESWLLIHVEVQSQEEDDFPKRMFVYNYRIFDRYDRSVASLAVLGDDNIDWRPNQFGYELFGCTVDFQFPVIKLLDYQQRLPELEASRNPFATVVLAHLAAVQTRSNRSQRKQQKLVLVRRLYEQGFEREAVINLLAFIDWMLTLPLNLEIEFKREVQQLEAGQRMQYVTSFERIARMESLLEGIEVGLKLKFGTEGLSLLPEISRIEDVEQLRAVLKGLETASNLNELRSLYQQTTENPPEN